In Gossypium hirsutum isolate 1008001.06 chromosome A10, Gossypium_hirsutum_v2.1, whole genome shotgun sequence, the DNA window tgtaaatttctatttttatattttaaatttatttaaacttttttataaactttactCAAAATATCATCTCATCAAATGAGTCATCGAGGTGTCATATCACattgaacaaaaataatattaattatttttttaataaaataggttggggatattttattgaaaaacatAAACACTAATAAATGTGTTGTCAATCAACAAATGGAAGACTAATCTAATCATcagaataaaaagaaacaaaccgACGGCTAAAATAAAAGCACAAGGTCCTAaactaattaaacaaataaataatctTCAAATCCCCATCCGTTATGAATAACCTACCTCCAACTATGCCTTTTACGCAAAGAACTTTTCATTGTCATTGGAGAAAAGGCCTGAGAGTTTTTAGTAGGGGCGCTCTCAATTTCCCCCTTTTCCATTTTACCTTTCATTGTTTCAGTCGGGTTCCTGTGGGCGATCCAGTTTCCTCTGTCGATTGGTGTAGCCAGGGACCTCTCCAAACAGGTAAATCATCTCTATTTCTTTCTAACTTTTGTAGCAATGATGTGGGCTAAACGATTAGCCACTCTTGGAGCATAACGAAATGTAATGGCCTAAAACTTGCTTTTTTCTcttcaaatattttgaatatgCACACTAACTTGCGATTTGTCCACCGATTGTGCCATGCATTTGGTGATGATGGCCTTGGAGTCGCCCTCAATAACAACCTTTGTGTAGCCCATCTCTAATCCTATGAGGACAGCGTCGTAGCAAGCAATCGTCTCTGCGTCAAAAGTCGTGCCTACCGCTGGATGTAGGTAAGATTTAAAAATTTCAACCTCCCCATTTGCAGTTCTCACCACTATCCCAAATGCTAATCTGAAATTTATACTATCGAACGAGGCATCAAAATTGATTTTGATTATTAGGTTCTAGGGGGCTTTCCATTTTTCCACTACCTAGGTAATTTTAGGTTGTATCTcgttcaaaccatcaatttcacCAAGATAATATTGAACATGATTCACTGCATCTTCCCCTGTATATGACTTCCCCTTATGTAAGTTTCTGTTTGTGTCAAACCATAGGACCAACATTCCACAGACAAAAATGCGATGCTAGGTTTCTCTGCATGTATTAAAAATCCTTGTAAGCCAATCAAACCATTCACTGGGTTCACCTTGATTAATCCATTCAAGATCTAATTTTCTCCATAACTCTGTTGCTACAGGACACCCAACGAAAGCATGCTATAGAGTCTCAGAGCAAGCTTTACATCTAGGACACTTATCATCTCGGGCCACTCTTCGCTGATACAAATTGGTCATCGTGGGAATAAAGTTTTGTGTTACCCTCCAtagcataattttaattttatttggtaTTTGGAGTGCCCATAGTTGTTTGCAAAATAGTTTGGTTGTATTTTGAGTAGCCGTAGAGTCTGATGTATGATCTTGAGTCTATAAAAGTTGATACGCACTACGAATAGTGAACTTACCCAAGGGCTCTCCATGCCAGATGACTATATCCGTATGCTCGTCTAACGCTAGTGGGATCCGTAGAATTCTATTCGCATCGTGAGCCTCGAAGGTATTACGAATCAATTCTTCCCTCCACTCCCTATTAGTATTATCAATTAACGATGCGATAGTAGTAATATTAGTATTAAAAATAGGATAGCAAATTTTATAATTAGCTGCCCCAGGCAACCATGCATCCTCATTAATTAAGATATTCTCACTAGTGCCAACTCTCCACCCCAAGCCTTCTTTGATAAGACCTTTTGCTGCCCAAATACTTTTCCATGTGTACAAAAGTCTGTGTCCGAGCCTTGCTTGTAAAAAATTAGTGGTCGGGTAGTACTTTGCTTTTAAAACCTGTGTGACTAATGAATCTGGATACTCAAGTAACCGCCAACCTTGCTTAGCGAGTAAAGCCACGTTAAACTTGGCCATATCCTGAAAACCCAAACCTCCTTCAGACTTTAACTCACAAATGCTTTTCCAACTGCACCAGTGTATTCCTTTCCGTCCAGGACCTTTCTGCCACCAGTACCATACAATAATTGATTCCATTTCCTTGCATAAAGTTTTTGGAAAAAGGAAACACATCATAGAATAAGTAGGAATCGCTTGCAACACGGATTTAATAAAAACCTCTTTTCTGCCTTGTGACAAGAACCTAGAACTCCATCCATCAATTTTCCTCTTCATCATGTCCTTTATGTTTTGGAAAgacgttttctttttctttccaattAAATTAGGGAGACCTAGGTATTTCTCAATATCAGTTGATCTTCTCATGCCTAGCAAGCTCGTAAATATCAATTTATTTGCTTCCATAATATTCGTGCTAAAGAATATTGTAGACTTTGTAAAGTTCACACACTAACCTAAGCATGACTCATATTTTGCCAAAATATTCGTGATCTTTTGGGCTCCTAAATATGTGGCCTCATAAAAAATAATGCAGTCGTCCGCAAAGAGAAGGTCTGAGATCTTTGGTCCTCGTCTATTAGCTTTCAAACCTTTGATTTCCTTACTCTTTAGAGCTGAGCGTAGAATTAAGGAGAGGCCTTCACTGCAAATTAGAAATAAGTAGGGACTGAGAGGGTCCCCTTGTCGGAGTCCTCTCATTGGTTTGAAAACTTCTCCCTTTTTCCCATTAAAAGAACTAAATAGGAGACTGTTGAAATACACTTCATTATGAAAGCCACCCAAGATTGTGCAAAACCCATTCTCTCCATCATAACCCTAAGAAATTTCCATTCGACCCTATTATAGGCTTTGCTCATATTCAGCTTAAGAGTCATATGCCCTGTTTTCCTTACTCTTTTATTTTTCAGCGTATGCAAGATTTCATAGGCCACAAGCACATTATCCGTAATCAGTCGGCTTGGAACAAATGCACTTTGAGCTTTATCAATGCAAACTTCTAGAACATTTTGAAATCTATTAGCCACTACTTTAGCTATTATCTCGCAGAGGACATTACACAAACTGATAGGTCTGAAGTTTTTCATATCAGTGGGCTGTGAGGTTTTTGGAATTAAAACAATATTCGTACCATTAATACTCTCTAACTCCTTCCCCTGATTTAAAATCTCCAAACAAAAAGAGGTTACTTCCGGCCCAACTATGTGCCAACATTTTTGAAAGAACAGGGCTGGAAGTCCATTGGCACTAAGGGCCTTTGTAGGACCCATTGCCTTTAATGCTGCCCATATTTCTTTAGCCGTATGTGCTGTTGTAAGTTGTGCATTCATATCTTCAGTTATGCATCTCTGCACGCCTTGTAAACTCCGCTCTGCATTACTTATCCCTAACGACGCGAATAAATCATGGAAATAAGTCTTGCCAATTTTGGCCATCCCATCTTCATCATTCACAGACCTCCCATTATGATCTTTCAAACTACAAATAGCATTAATTTTATGTCGTTGTGTGGCCCACTTGTGAAAGAATGCTGTGTTTCTATCACCTAACCTCTGCCAATTAACACGTGCATTTTGCTCCCAATAGGCTTCATCTTTGTCAATTTGTATATTGAGAGAAATTTCGTATCAATGATTTTAGCCAAGTTTTCTGCACTTCTATCCTCCTCCAGCAAGCGTTCCAATTGTTTGTTTAGTCTCTGCTTGATACCCTTTCTTGCGTTCTTTATTTGGTTTGCCCATTGAAGAATTCTCACTTTTAATCCCTCCAACTTATCTGTTAACAACCCTGTTAAATTCTGCCAAGACTCTAGAATCATCTTCTCAAAGAAGTCTTCTAATAACCACCATGTTTCAAATCGGAATGAAGATCTATGAACCGGTTTGTTTTCCAAATCCAAGGAAATAAGAAGAGGGCAATGATCTGAGTATGAATACGAAAGATGTTAAATATGCGCTTGTGGGAAAGTTGAAAATCATTCTGCATTTGCTACCCCTCTGTCAAGCCTTTCCCGTATGTTTGTTTCAACTAAATAGCCTCGCTTCCATGTAAACCATGATCCCGAAAAACCTACATCCACTAACTGACATTCATCAGGAATATTACGAAAAGCCTCCATTTGTTTTTCCTCTCTAAGTgccccctttttttaaaaaagaataaagaatttCGTTAAAGTCTCCACAAACGATCCAAGGATAAGATCTGATCCTTCTCAACCGTCTTAGTAAATCCCAAATAATACACCTTTCAGTAGAAAAGGGATTCCCATAGAAACCCGTGAAATTCTATTCATTACTATTCTGATTTTCTTTTATCAGTCCATCAATGTGGTTTTTAGAGCTACTAAAAATCGTTACCTGAATGTTTTATTTCCAGGCTAATGACAAACCACCTCTAGATCTATCTGCTTCCACATCAAACCCATTCGTGTATCCACATCTTCTTATTTTTTCCATCCAAGTAGCACTCACTTTTGTCTCCATAAGAAAGACCATTTGGCGATTGTATTGCTTCAGTAAGAATCGAAGACATCTAATTGCTCGAGGACTCCCCAATCCTCGAACATTCCAGCTTATCATTTTCATTGGCTTCGGTTGGCTTGCCTATTGGCAGCCGCTGATCctaaatttgaagacactatcaACTGTTCTCTTATTGTCTCCATTCTAGGAGAATTTCCTCTATCAGACTCCCCTTTAGCCCTTTTGTAGCTGTTGGTACAATCATTCCAGAATTCTGAGCTTTCCTCACCAATTGAAAAATTCTTCTGTTTACATGGAGTTACTTCTATCTGTACATCATGAATCTGCCCTATTCGTCCTTTGCATGTCCATCTTGCTCTTTTGTAATTTCTAGTAGTGCCTTTATCAGATATAAAGGCATTCATGTCAGCTTCTCCCCCGACCTCCACTTGAtcaatatttgataaaaaggtaTTTTCTCTAGCTTTGATTTTCCTAGGACCCACCTGCAGATTTACCCCTTCATTTTCAGGCTGATTAGACATTTTTAAAAACCCACTTTTTAGCGCCCCTTGTTTTGTATTAATGACATTACCCTCTGATATCTTAGTTGTAGACGTGGCCCTTTCATCCTCATCCCTAGTATACAAGTATTGTGACATGAATTTCTTTTCTGTACTACCCAATTTCAAGCTCTCTCTCCCTACCATATTAGATTCGGCTTTCAGTGCTATTGAGTAAAGAAACGCGTCAGCTCCTAAATCTTTCCCTTTCGTAAAAAATTTCGTGCAATCTTTAACAGTATGCCCTATTATTCCATACCCGAAGCAGAAATTTGGTAGAGATTCGTATTTAAAGGGAAGCCATACTCATCTTGTATCCCCAACTGCAACAAAAATTCCTCGTCGAAGAGGTTTTCTAGCACTTAACACAACTTTCATTCTACAGGTTTTGTTCTGTATTTCTAATCTTAGAATTCCTCCAAAACTAGAACCAATCGCATGCATTAAGTCTTTCTTCTCGCATTCTGGGGGGCAGGAGCCAACTCTTAACCAAAACGGAGAAGAGACcaattttattttacttctttCTATCGCCTCTTTCAGCCTGTCAAATATAATTAATTGTCTTTTGAAAAACCACGGTCTGCTATCCATAATCATCTCTAAATCATCCTCTTCCTCGAATGAGATCTGAAACAAATTCTGTCCAGCCGCATAAATTCCaaattttcttcttgttttccATATGCTTCTGAGTTGCGCACACAGACTGTCTGGACTATAAGACTTCTTTGTCCACACCGAACATAATAACGAAAATTGACTCCTCGGTGTCACCAATGAGCTCTTTACTGTTAATTGAATTAACTCGTCTACAAGAAGAGAGATCTCCTCTCCTGCCATAACGGGAAAATAGATCACCGTCCCACTCTTTCCCAACCACAGCCGCACCTGTTTCTTTGGAAAACTAAGAGAGAGCACTCTTgacctatattttttttaattgcttGCTTTTTGTTTGAGTAAAGaagtgataaaaaattaaaataatattaattattagttgactgataatttcattaattttgatattatttgattttttttttataacattGTGGGTgggaatgaaaaaaaattaaaagttaaagtgAAAACCCTACAACTATTAAGGTAAATTTTGAAACTCTACCGATTATACATAGTTCCTCTAAAAtaaattaagcaatttaattttctatcaattttgaaaataagtaactaaGGAGAATTAAACACCGCAAATATTTTTCATCAACtatacataatttaaattaatataataacaaattaaaccctcgatttttacatatattttatcaatttgatccatatactaaaaatatagaaaaataaaaaaaaaagtagcttcaaatatatatatatacataaaaatagaGAAATGTATAAATTTTGAGTGTTGAATTTATTATCATACCaaccaaattttataaattaaaaatattataattaattacctTTAAAtgttacataaattaaattattttgattttttgaaagaaattaattcACTCAATAATGAAATTGAAACCTTTatactttcttcttttcttttcaagaacaGAATAGGCGTAAAGTATACAACATTGCAATGCAGGTAGAGTTTTCTGGACTTCAAACCCTCGTCGCCACATCTTCGTTATCTACATGCCTCGTCACCCCAACTTCACTATCAACTTGAAAGCTCCATCAATCAACCCAAAAATTAATATCTAATGcaacctttttattttattttcataaactaAAACCttggaattttattttctattgttgTGAAAAAATGATTTGGAGTTTgacatgaaaaaataaattaacatgattaatttaattaattggtaaaaaaagtttatataataatttattgttAAGATAGCATCACTCATATTAGATTAAATCGAAAATTAATTAGGATATCGATTTGAAATAAAAAGGTAAATTGATTAACTTACAAATCGATTGAATTGATAGTTAaactaattgaattaattttttttaataatttatccaaTTGAATTGATCAAACCAATCAAATTAATTGAATCGAAAAGTGATAATTTAACTAATTCGACCATGAAAGCTTTAGTGACTTCTCCTTTGATCACCTCTTGGCCTATGGTTGCCACATTTCATAATTACtttgtcactaaactattaataacttgaggttttgatcacttaacttaaaaaagtttataaaatgcttattaaacaaattatttgaaagttttcatttaagttactgagttgttaaaattattattgtatggCCTTATTGTTCGCATCACTTATACCAATTGAAATCTCTCATTCCTCCTCTTTTTGCAGTTCAAATTTTTTTCACGAAACAATTTTAAACTTTGCAAATTTgcgaatcaaaattcaaaaactttCTTCTCATATATTTGACACCGATCGTTAGATGAATTTGGATCAAAGatatattcttttattcatcaataaatattaATCTATTGTAATTATCACCGAATTCTCATTTAAagtttattatttgaattttaaaaatattaatatttaagtaatttaaataaaaattttcgaataattaGAGTAAAATGAAATATTTCTAATGGTTGAGCGAGTTGAATATAACTCAAATTTCGTTGCTCTGTTGCAAGCGAACTTTCAAATGCCGCCGAAGATGGTCGTTTCATATTCAACAACTCGCCTCCCTCTCATCTCCACGGCTCGAAGCGAACTACTTTCAACCCGCCGCGGCTTCCAAACTGGACTCCTCAAACTGAGAACCGGATTAAATTTCCGGACTCTGTGTCTTAAACCCGAACCCTGGTCTAAGCGAAGTTATTCGGTTAAGCGCAATGTGGTTAACGAAGAAGATAGCATGGAGGAGACTTACAACTCTGTCGACGATAAGCAGTTCGTCCGGTGGTTCCGGGAGGCTTGGCCTTACCTCTGGGCCCACCGTGGCGGCACTTTCGTTGTTATTATTTCCGGTGAAATCGTCGCGTCTCCCTTTTTGGACGCCATTTTAAAGGCACGAACTAATTTTATATACTTCTCAATCCTTCTCTATGATCAGcctttttaaccttttaatttgcAGGATATTGCGTTTTTGCATCACCTAGGGATCAGATTTGTTATTGTTCCGGGAACTCACGTGCAAATTGACAAGCTTCTGACTGAAAGAGGTCGGATTCTTTTAATTTCACTTTGTTATCAGTTGTCTTTATTGTTATAATATAAGCAACTTAGAAGCTTTGGTCAAAATTTGAACCTTCATTTTTGTGTAATTATGATTGAACATGTTTTAGTTGAATAATTCAGTCTTTATTTTACTTCAACTATGATTGATCTTTTTGTTGGAacttttatcatatattttagtattatttgcCTTTATTATTAAAATCTGAGCAATTTGGAAGCTTTGGCCAAAATTTGAAGCTTCATTTTTGTCTAATTATGATTTAAAATGATGTAGTTggataatttagtctttattttacTTTGACTGTGGTTGAACTTTCTGTTTTGGTTAGATAGAGTTGAAGTTACTTAAAATAAGCTATAAAATTTGCAGGGCATGAACCAAAGTATTATGGTAGATATAGAATAACAGACTCAGAATCGCTAGCTGCCGCAACGGAAGCGGCAGGTGGGATTCGTCTAATGATGGAGGCAAAACTTTCTCCTGGACCATCCATATGTAATATTCGTCGACATGGAGATAGTAGTCGTTTGCACGAAGTTGGTGTCAGTGTTGCTAGCGGCAATTTCCTTGCAGCCAAGGTTAggatgtttatgttttgagaatAGAATACTTGGGATTTGGCTTATGCTTTTATGTGCATTGATATTCTTCTCCTTGAGACTGGTTATAAAGAGTGGGGATATATAATCTTTTACATTTGATATGTATGTACATTAGTACATGTAGACTATGTTATTCAGACTAAGGTGTGAATGTTAGACATGGGTATGTGCCCAACACAcgttttttcaatatttttcatgattttcttGTAAGTGGAGGGGTTTTAGAGGATCATGCCCATGCCCCATACCCCTATTGAGTATATGTTGTAAACGGATacttaaaggaaaaaaaatgaagagttggagTAATATGACATGTCAGAGAAGGATGACCCATGAAAGCATGTTTTTGGCATGTCTCTGCTGTTAGACTTATTATATTTTTGCCTTTGTGAATCTTGTTAAACCCTTTTGCAGAGAAGAGGAGTAGTTGAAGGTGTTGATTATGGAGCAACAGGTGAAGTAAAGAAAGTAGATGTTGCCCGTATGCGTGAGAGGCTTGATGGTGGTTGTATAGTAATATTAAGCAACTTGGGTTATTCTAGCTCTGGAGAAGTTTTGAATTGCAAGTATGCAGTGTAACTTCGATAGCATTTGGTTGCAGCTTGCTCTTATCTATCATGTGAAGTGAAAATTTCCTATTTTCACTTTAAAGCTgccttttgtgtgtgtgtgtgtgtcttggggggggggggggaatcATATTctgcaatttttttcttttagcaGCTGTTATTTACTAGGCAGGacatcactttttctttttctatcttcgTTTAACTTTGTCTATGTTGTTTTTCTCATTAATAGGGGAATCATTAGGTTCTGTGTCTCAGTAAGTGACTTGGTAGGATTAGCAGTATGTCAATGCATAAGGATTAAAGAAAATCTAACTCAGGAATTCTCTTGAGGGATTGAATATACCTTCTCAATATGAGCAGTCCTTGTATTTTACATATAGTTTTGATTTTTGATAGCTAGTTCTAATTTAACTAAAACATATGTTTGCTTGATGGTACATCTTGGACTAGCCTAATTTTTTTCTTCCTCGGATCAAAAACCTTATTTTTTTATGCTTTCCTAAATTCAGCACATATGAAGTTGCTACTGCTTGTGCATTAGCTATTGGAGCAGACAAGCTTATTTGCATCATAGATGGTCCGATCTTGGATGAGAATGGATACCATATTAGTTTCTTGCCTGTTGAAGAAGCAGATATGTTAATCCGTCAGCGCGCCGAGCAAAGCGAAATAGCAGCTAAATATGTGAAAGCTTTTGCTGAAGAAGATCTCACTTGCCTAGGACATAATGATTTTATTGCAGCTGCTAACTATTCGCAGAATAGGCAGACTCTTAATGGTGCTCATAATCCAACCTTTCAGAATGGTGTTGGTTTTGACAATGGCAATGGTTTATCTGGAGAGCAGGGCTTTGCTATTGGAGGTCAGGAGCGGCTAAGTCGACTAAATGGTTACCTTTCAGAGTTGGCTGCTGCAGCTTTTGTCTGCAGAGTAAGATTTCATAGTTTGTTGCCACCTTAGTATATTCGGATgcctaaaaaaaagagagagagagagagaacagTAAGCCGATTCCGTTTTCTGCTTCATGTCAGGGTGGTGTACAAAGAGTTCATTTGTTAGATGGCACTATTGGTGGGGTCCTATTATTGGAACTATTCAAACGAGACGGAATGGGGACAATGGTGGCCAGGTATTCAATCTTTGCAGTGAACTTGTTGGTTAACCTTGTGGGAAAATAGGCATTGGCTGACAGGCATTACCAAATATAGTTAATTCCCTATGCATCTGCATTTGATTAGTGAGTTCTTATTATTTGCTTTTCAGATGGCTAGTTTGGATGATTTGTTGGGTTCTGCCTTAGATGCATAGTTAAACCTAAAATGAATGTTATATGTAATTTAGTTTAAGCATTCAGTATtccatagaaaaaaaaaaggtgcaaGTGTTCAGTaaagtatttatatattattcaaattatCTGATACACCAGAGGCACTCCTAGTAACCATGATTTCTTTTGAATAGTTGGTCTTGCATTAAGCAGCAATCAGTTTCATAACATTTGACAACAGACAAATTGGAGGTATATGTTGTTCCCACATACTTTTTCCAAGGATTAGGGATCACAAGTATCGTGGCTGAAATTTGTTAGTTTATTTGAAATACTGTTGCAAGATCTGATAGGTCATTATTCTGTCTTGTGTTCAATTTGCTGACTTTAGCTTTGCTTGTTATTCAGTGATCTATATGAAGGGGCTAGAATGGCTAAGGTAACAGATCTCGCTGGCATCAAGCAAATCATAAAACCTTTGGAAGAGTCCGGCACATTGGTTCGCAGGACCGAGGATGAGGTCAGTATTAAGGTCCTTTAGAGTTTTCTTTAACCTAACTATCTCATTTATTTATTCTTCTTCTATGatgtgttttttttcttctacTGGTTCTTGGGTGTTTAGTTGTAAAGATCAGAATCATTAAAATTGGCCTTGGCTTTAAATCTTACTGAAGAACAAAAAtgggaaggggaaaaaggcttttATTCTTCTGAGCTAAAGGCCTGGAGCCGAAATCCTGAAAATTAAGTTGTTGTCACTTTTTGTTTGTGCAGCTGCTTAAGGCCATAGATTCATTCGCTGTTATGGAAAGGGAAGGTCAAATCATTGCTTGTGCTGCTCTTTTTCCTTTCTTCAAGGAGAAGTGTGGAGAAGTTGCTTGCATTGCAGTTTCTCCCGAGTGCCGAGGACAAGGACAGGGGGATAAATTGCTTGGTATGATAGTGAAAATCTCTATCTTCACTGCTTATGTCATATTAGACATGATTGTACTCTGCTACTTATTCTGTTGAAGCTGAAAAGCAACGCAATGCAAGAACCTGTCAATTCTGATCTTATTAGAAATGCTCACCCGACAAAGTACCTTTTTTGACTGTAGGATGGATTGCATACAAAAGATTTGCTGATTAGTTTAGTTCTCACTATCTAATCGTGGAATGATGCTGGATTTGAATCTGATTATGAATGTTGTTCTAATTAGCATCACTTTGATGTGATACAAAATTCTGGGAAATTTTTTGTGATCAACCAACCAATATCATTCCTAATAATCAAATATCTGCAGATTATATTGAGAAGAAGGCGTCCTCACTCGGATTGGGTAGGCTTTTCCTTCTGACAACTCGGACTGCTGATTGGTCTGTATTTTTTTCCCACTACATCATTTCAAACATGGAATTATTTTCTTTCACCTTTTAGATAAATTTGAAGCAACCTTGTAATCTGGATAAAGGGGGGGAGTTGAGTTATATTGAATATTCTCCATCTGATGTCCAGGATATGATATATAAAACAATGTGGTTTTAGCAGGTTTGTAAGGCGTGGGTTTACGGAGTGTAGCATCGACATGATACCAGATGAAAGGAGGAAAAAGATTAATCTATTTCGTAAATCTAAGTATTACGTGAAGAAATTGGTAGCGGATGGAAGTGGAATTACTGCCGATAGAGCATTTAAATGAAGCTTCCAACAGATGCCAGCTGAGTGTACTAGTTCATGTGGCCAACTCCTGCGGTTGCCACTTCAAGATTAGACGCATAACGTTTTCTTGAGGTGATAGTTATGGGCAGGTGGGGAACTCGAAAAATGAGCTCCTTTAGCAGAAAGTGCTAACTAGGGCTGAACCTCATCTAGTGTAAATTAGATATTGCCTAGGTTTTTGTTACGATTTCTAGTTTATTATCGCTATTGCCATAAGCCACTTAGTTTATAGGCGATTTGTAATTAACAGTGCTTTtagaatatgataaataataTATTCTTTTTTTGGTTGATTTCAAGATCTGAAGATCGTGTCAGTTTCCCATTTGTAATACTTAAAACTGCGTTTAACTTATAGTTTCTGAATTTAATATAATGCATTAAGGGCATAATTGCAAAGCAGCAAAAGACTTGAGCTCAATCGATAACTTAATCCCAGAAAGGTGGCTGAATCTTTCTT includes these proteins:
- the LOC107914345 gene encoding probable amino-acid acetyltransferase NAGS1, chloroplastic isoform X1: MVERVEYNSNFVALLQANFQMPPKMVVSYSTTRLPLISTARSELLSTRRGFQTGLLKLRTGLNFRTLCLKPEPWSKRSYSVKRNVVNEEDSMEETYNSVDDKQFVRWFREAWPYLWAHRGGTFVVIISGEIVASPFLDAILKDIAFLHHLGIRFVIVPGTHVQIDKLLTERGHEPKYYGRYRITDSESLAAATEAAGGIRLMMEAKLSPGPSICNIRRHGDSSRLHEVGVSVASGNFLAAKRRGVVEGVDYGATGEVKKVDVARMRERLDGGCIVILSNLGYSSSGEVLNCNTYEVATACALAIGADKLICIIDGPILDENGYHISFLPVEEADMLIRQRAEQSEIAAKYVKAFAEEDLTCLGHNDFIAAANYSQNRQTLNGAHNPTFQNGVGFDNGNGLSGEQGFAIGGQERLSRLNGYLSELAAAAFVCRGGVQRVHLLDGTIGGVLLLELFKRDGMGTMVASDLYEGARMAKVTDLAGIKQIIKPLEESGTLVRRTEDELLKAIDSFAVMEREGQIIACAALFPFFKEKCGEVACIAVSPECRGQGQGDKLLDYIEKKASSLGLGRLFLLTTRTADCRFVRRGFTECSIDMIPDERRKKINLFRKSKYYVKKLVADGSGITADRAFK
- the LOC107914345 gene encoding probable amino-acid acetyltransferase NAGS2, chloroplastic isoform X3 — protein: MVERVEYNSNFVALLQANFQMPPKMVVSYSTTRLPLISTARSELLSTRRGFQTGLLKLRTGLNFRTLCLKPEPWSKRSYSVKRNVVNEEDSMEETYNSVDDKQFVRWFREAWPYLWAHRGGTFVVIISGEIVASPFLDAILKDIAFLHHLGIRFVIVPGTHVQIDKLLTERGHEPKYYGRYRITDSESLAAATEAAGGIRLMMEAKLSPGPSICNIRRHGDSSRLHEVGVSVASGNFLAAKRRGVVEGVDYGATGEVKKVDVARMRERLDGGCIVILSNLGYSSSGEVLNCNTYEVATACALAIGADKLICIIDGPILDENGYHISFLPVEEADMLIRQRAEQSEIAAKYVKAFAEEDLTCLGHNDFIAAANYSQNRQTLNGAHNPTFQNGVGFDNGNGLSGEQGFAIGGQERLSRLNGYLSELAAAAFVCRGGVQRVHLLDGTIGGVLLLELFKRDGMGTMVASDLYEGARMAKVTDLAGIKQIIKPLEESGTLVRRTEDELLKAIDSFAVMEREGQIIACAALFPFFKEKCGEVACIAVSPECRGQGQGDKLLDYIEKKASSLGLGL
- the LOC107914345 gene encoding probable amino-acid acetyltransferase NAGS1, chloroplastic isoform X4, which produces MVERVEYNSNFVALLQANFQMPPKMVVSYSTTRLPLISTARSELLSTRRGFQTGLLKLRTGLNFRTLCLKPEPWSKRSYSVKRNVVNEEDSMEETYNSVDDKQFVRWFREAWPYLWAHRGGTFVVIISGEIVASPFLDAILKDIAFLHHLGIRFVIVPGTHVQIDKLLTERGHEPKYYGRYRITDSESLAAATEAAGGIRLMMEAKLSPGPSICNIRRHGDSSRLHEVGVSVASGNFLAAKRRGVVEGVDYGATGEVKKVDVARMRERLDGGCIVILSNLGYSSSGEVLNCNTYEVATACALAIGADKLICIIDGPILDENGYHISFLPVEEADMLIRQRAEQSEIAAKYVKAFAEEDLTCLGHNDFIAAANYSQNRQTLNGAHNPTFQNGVGFDNGNGLSGEQGFAIGGQERLSRLNGYLSELAAAAFVCRGGVQRVHLLDGTIGGVLLLELFKRDGMGTMVASDLYEGARMAKVTDLAGIKQIIKPLEESGTLVRRTEDELLKAIDSFAVMEREGQIIACAALFPFFKEKCGEVACIAVSPECRGQGQGDKLLGWIAYKRFAD
- the LOC107914345 gene encoding probable amino-acid acetyltransferase NAGS1, chloroplastic isoform X2; translated protein: MVERVEYNSNFVALLQANFQMPPKMVVSYSTTRLPLISTARSELLSTRRGFQTGLLKLRTGLNFRTLCLKPEPWSKRSYSVKRNVVNEEDSMEETYNSVDDKQFVRWFREAWPYLWAHRGGTFVVIISGEIVASPFLDAILKDIAFLHHLGIRFVIVPGTHVQIDKLLTERGHEPKYYGRYRITDSESLAAATEAAGGIRLMMEAKLSPGPSICNIRRHGDSSRLHEVGVSVASGNFLAAKRRGVVEGVDYGATGEVKKVDVARMRERLDGGCIVILSNLGYSSSGEVLNCNTYEVATACALAIGADKLICIIDGPILDENGYHISFLPVEEADMLIRQRAEQSEIAAKYVKAFAEEDLTCLGHNDFIAAANYSQNRQTLNGAHNPTFQNGVGFDNGNGLSGEQGFAIGGQERLSRLNGYLSELAAAAFVCRGGVQRVHLLDGTIGGVLLLELFKRDGMGTMVASDLYEGARMAKVTDLAGIKQIIKPLEESGTLVRRTEDELLKAIDSFAVMEREGQIIACAALFPFFKEKCGEVACIAVSPECRGQGQGDKLLDYIEKKASSLGLGRLFLLTTRTADWFVRRGFTECSIDMIPDERRKKINLFRKSKYYVKKLVADGSGITADRAFK